One stretch of Brevibacillus laterosporus DNA includes these proteins:
- a CDS encoding sugar ABC transporter ATP-binding protein, producing MTDLLLEMKGICKSFPGVKVLDQVELTVRPGELVALMGENGAGKSTFMKILGGIYTKDSGTVTVKGQLVPEMTTKLAAELGIGIIHQELNLISHLTVAENIFLGREFTYGKTKFINWQKLRQEAKIYLDQLGIQVDPDTRVGDLSVGQQQMIEIAKALSLQADILVLDEPTAALTNREIDALFEVIFALKNKGVGMIYISHRMEEIFQVSDRITVLRDGQYVGTKVTAETNMDELVKMMVGREITDRFPKVEVTLGEEKLRVDHLSIKGKLTDVSFTVQAGEILGFAGLMGAGRSEVAKAIFGLERLDSGSIKVEGKPVSIKKPKDAIAAGIAFVTEDRKEEGLVLSLSVRENIALPNLSSLSSMGVLHKQKEQQLADDTIKKLLVKTHSSEQKVGSLSGGNQQKIVIGKWLAATPKILILDEPTRGVDIGAKKEIYDLMNRLAQAGVAIIMISSELPEVLGMSDRIIVMHEGKMTGEFSREEATQEIIMHAATGGGHSHASTSETSA from the coding sequence ATGACAGATTTATTGTTAGAAATGAAGGGGATCTGCAAGTCGTTTCCCGGTGTCAAAGTGCTCGATCAGGTTGAATTGACGGTGCGCCCAGGTGAACTGGTAGCGCTAATGGGTGAGAATGGAGCAGGTAAATCTACTTTCATGAAAATCCTTGGCGGTATTTATACCAAAGATAGCGGCACTGTCACAGTAAAGGGTCAGCTTGTACCAGAGATGACCACGAAACTGGCAGCTGAGCTGGGAATTGGAATTATTCATCAAGAATTGAATTTAATTTCACATTTAACAGTTGCCGAAAATATCTTTTTGGGACGCGAATTTACGTATGGAAAAACGAAATTTATCAATTGGCAAAAGCTCCGTCAGGAAGCAAAGATATATTTAGATCAATTGGGTATTCAAGTTGATCCCGATACAAGAGTGGGCGATTTATCTGTTGGTCAGCAACAAATGATCGAAATCGCTAAAGCGCTTTCATTACAAGCGGACATCCTAGTACTGGACGAACCAACCGCAGCTCTTACCAATCGTGAAATCGATGCATTGTTTGAAGTTATTTTTGCCCTCAAGAACAAAGGAGTAGGTATGATTTACATCTCGCATCGGATGGAGGAAATCTTTCAGGTCAGCGATCGTATCACGGTTCTTCGTGACGGTCAGTATGTTGGCACGAAAGTAACAGCTGAGACTAACATGGATGAGCTGGTTAAAATGATGGTAGGTCGGGAAATTACGGACCGCTTTCCAAAAGTGGAAGTGACTCTCGGTGAAGAAAAATTGCGAGTAGATCATTTGTCGATCAAAGGAAAACTGACTGATGTCTCCTTTACAGTACAAGCTGGCGAAATATTGGGATTTGCCGGATTAATGGGGGCGGGACGCTCGGAAGTGGCCAAAGCCATTTTTGGACTCGAACGACTGGATTCAGGAAGTATTAAGGTAGAAGGCAAGCCTGTGAGCATAAAAAAGCCGAAAGATGCGATCGCGGCAGGAATTGCCTTCGTAACAGAAGACCGAAAAGAAGAAGGCTTGGTACTTTCCTTATCCGTTCGGGAAAATATAGCATTACCTAATCTGTCCAGCCTCTCATCTATGGGGGTCCTTCACAAGCAGAAGGAACAGCAATTAGCAGACGATACGATTAAAAAGCTGTTGGTCAAAACGCATAGCAGCGAGCAGAAAGTTGGTTCGTTGAGTGGTGGTAATCAGCAAAAAATTGTCATTGGAAAATGGCTGGCAGCTACTCCTAAAATTTTAATTTTAGACGAACCGACGCGTGGAGTGGATATAGGAGCAAAAAAAGAGATTTATGACTTGATGAACCGTTTGGCACAAGCAGGAGTAGCGATCATCATGATCTCATCGGAATTGCCCGAGGTACTGGGAATGAGCGATCGAATTATCGTTATGCATGAGGGGAAAATGACGGGTGAGTTCTCACGAGAAGAAGCCACTCAGGAAATCATTATGCACGCGGCAACAGGGGGAGGTCATTCACATGCAAGCACAAGCGAAACCAGCGCTTAA
- a CDS encoding D-ribose pyranase → MKKIGIMNSDISAIISKLGHTDRIVICDAGLPIPDGVQRIDLALKAGLPSFLDVLQVILAEMQVERIHYAKEMSEVSPALYEKMKQELPNVEESVVSHEEFKKRTNEAKAIIRTGECTPYANVILEAGVTF, encoded by the coding sequence ATGAAGAAAATTGGCATCATGAATAGTGACATTTCCGCTATTATCAGTAAGCTGGGACACACAGACCGCATTGTGATTTGCGATGCTGGCCTGCCGATCCCAGATGGTGTACAACGAATAGACTTAGCTCTCAAAGCAGGTCTTCCAAGCTTTCTGGATGTATTGCAAGTAATTTTAGCAGAAATGCAGGTGGAGCGTATCCATTATGCAAAAGAGATGAGCGAAGTTAGCCCCGCTCTTTATGAAAAAATGAAGCAAGAGCTCCCAAATGTAGAAGAAAGCGTAGTGAGTCATGAAGAATTTAAAAAACGGACGAATGAAGCGAAAGCGATCATACGTACCGGAGAATGCACGCCATATGCCAATGTGATTTTAGAAGCTGGAGTTACTTTTTAA
- the rbsK gene encoding ribokinase: MRQPRVAVIGSLNMDVVVEAPRQPKMGETISGDNVHFIPGGKGANQAVAAARLGAQTSMIGSLGRDAFGDSLDKAMQQEGIQVNTIKHVENVPTGIASILLAEGDNQIIVVAGANAHTSPADVDLHADTVKAADIVLLQLEIPIETVVYAAKLAKEAGKMVILNPAPAQQLPDELFGYVDVMTPNESELYLLTETAHEGAKADQVATLPVAMKALHAKGVKHVITTLGSIGSAYLMDGETFGTIASHKVQVVDTTGAGDSYNAGLAYALASGQTIPEAVAFASVVSALAVTKLGAQNGMPTMKDVLAFQSK; encoded by the coding sequence ATGAGACAACCGCGAGTAGCTGTCATTGGCAGCCTTAACATGGATGTTGTAGTGGAAGCACCGCGTCAGCCCAAAATGGGAGAGACGATTAGTGGAGATAACGTTCATTTTATCCCCGGTGGAAAAGGCGCCAACCAAGCGGTCGCCGCCGCGCGTCTAGGTGCCCAAACTTCGATGATTGGTTCTTTGGGAAGAGATGCGTTTGGAGATTCGCTTGATAAGGCGATGCAACAGGAAGGAATCCAAGTCAACACGATAAAACATGTTGAAAATGTGCCGACTGGCATCGCATCTATCTTGTTAGCAGAAGGGGATAACCAAATTATTGTGGTAGCAGGTGCCAATGCCCATACCTCTCCAGCAGATGTTGACTTACATGCTGATACGGTGAAGGCGGCAGATATCGTGTTGTTGCAATTGGAGATTCCTATAGAGACGGTTGTTTATGCGGCAAAGCTGGCAAAAGAAGCTGGCAAGATGGTCATCTTAAATCCAGCGCCAGCGCAGCAGCTTCCTGACGAATTATTTGGTTACGTTGATGTCATGACGCCCAACGAATCGGAATTGTATCTATTAACGGAGACGGCACATGAGGGAGCGAAAGCAGACCAAGTAGCTACTCTACCTGTCGCCATGAAAGCACTCCATGCAAAAGGAGTTAAACACGTCATTACCACACTTGGGTCCATAGGTTCTGCCTACTTAATGGATGGTGAGACATTTGGAACGATCGCTAGTCATAAAGTGCAAGTCGTAGATACCACAGGAGCCGGAGATTCTTATAACGCAGGTCTTGCCTATGCACTAGCCTCTGGACAAACCATTCCAGAAGCAGTTGCGTTTGCAAGTGTTGTATCAGCGCTTGCCGTGACTAAATTGGGGGCACAAAATGGAATGCCTACAATGAAGGATGTACTAGCTTTTCAATCCAAGTGA
- a CDS encoding LacI family transcriptional regulator, protein MATIRDVAKLAGVSVATVSRVLNKTGYVNVETARKVEKAIQQLQYEPNSVARGLAGKRTSTIAFILPDITNPFFSEMARGVEDKARELGYTVILCNSDDQGQKEKTYIEVLKRKYIDGIIIASQTLSSEDIQKMQQDQIPLVVMDRAPENQHCSVIRCNNYAGAKEAVAHLVEQGCRKIGHIYGPQELITARERMLAYEESVQGLSWYSPSLMEPGYFQLNGGQEAVKELLRRHPDIDGIFVGNDLMAIGVLKGLNQLGRRVPEDVVVCGFDGIALASMTIPELTTVAQPIYEMGELAALTLTQQIENTKPLPKVYELEPTFIERSSTRREPLA, encoded by the coding sequence ATGGCAACGATTCGCGATGTAGCAAAGCTGGCAGGTGTTTCTGTAGCAACTGTTTCACGTGTGCTCAACAAAACGGGCTATGTGAATGTGGAAACAGCTCGCAAAGTTGAAAAGGCAATTCAACAGCTTCAGTATGAACCCAACTCGGTAGCGCGAGGATTGGCGGGTAAACGGACCAGTACGATTGCGTTTATCTTGCCGGACATTACGAACCCTTTTTTTTCAGAAATGGCGCGTGGCGTAGAAGATAAAGCTAGAGAATTGGGCTATACGGTCATCCTATGTAACTCTGATGATCAGGGGCAAAAGGAAAAAACATATATAGAGGTTCTTAAGAGAAAATATATTGATGGTATCATCATTGCTTCGCAAACCTTAAGCAGTGAAGATATCCAAAAGATGCAACAGGATCAGATTCCCTTAGTGGTCATGGATCGCGCTCCAGAGAATCAACATTGCTCTGTAATCAGATGTAACAATTATGCGGGAGCGAAGGAAGCTGTTGCTCATTTAGTTGAGCAGGGGTGTCGTAAAATTGGACATATCTATGGCCCACAAGAATTAATAACTGCCAGAGAGAGAATGCTTGCTTATGAAGAAAGCGTCCAAGGATTATCCTGGTATTCGCCAAGCTTAATGGAGCCTGGCTACTTCCAATTAAATGGGGGACAGGAAGCGGTTAAAGAACTACTGAGAAGACATCCAGATATTGATGGCATTTTTGTTGGAAATGATTTGATGGCCATTGGGGTGTTAAAAGGATTAAACCAACTAGGGAGAAGGGTGCCAGAAGATGTAGTGGTATGTGGTTTTGATGGCATTGCACTAGCTTCCATGACTATCCCAGAATTAACAACGGTAGCTCAACCGATCTATGAGATGGGAGAGCTAGCAGCACTTACTTTAACCCAGCAAATAGAAAATACGAAACCTTTACCGAAAGTATATGAACTAGAACCTACTTTTATTGAGCGCAGTTCAACCAGGAGGGAGCCATTAGCATGA